A single region of the Sulfitobacter geojensis genome encodes:
- a CDS encoding beta-ketoacyl-ACP synthase III — protein MHTPAITGTGVFTPSETITNAELVRAFNAYVDLYNAEHADAIATGELPAKTYSSEEFIFKASGIEQRYVIDKTGILDPKVMHPLLRQRSDDEPGLMAEMALDAAQKALAQAGKTAADVDAVICAASNLERAYPAVAIEIQELLQINGFAFDMNVACSSATFGIQAAADMVRSGSIRSALVVNPEICSAHLEWRDRDCHFIFGDVATATLIERAEDASGPYFEIKSTRCATEFSNNIRNNNGFLRRSRPDGVADRRDMQFMQNGRKVFKEVLPMVADHIAGHMADNDVQADDLKRLWLHQANKSMNDFIGRKVLGRAPEAGEQPNILQDYANTSSAGSIIAFSKYSNDLSDGDTGLICSFGAGYSVGSVIVQKHG, from the coding sequence ATGCATACACCAGCCATCACAGGCACCGGCGTTTTCACGCCGTCCGAAACCATCACTAACGCGGAACTTGTCCGTGCATTCAACGCCTACGTCGACCTTTACAACGCCGAACATGCAGACGCGATTGCAACCGGCGAACTGCCTGCCAAGACTTATTCTTCGGAAGAATTCATCTTCAAGGCCAGCGGAATCGAACAGCGCTATGTGATTGATAAAACGGGCATCCTTGATCCGAAAGTCATGCACCCTTTGTTGCGTCAGCGCAGCGATGACGAACCCGGCCTGATGGCCGAAATGGCGTTGGACGCAGCACAAAAGGCGCTCGCGCAAGCGGGAAAGACAGCCGCCGATGTGGATGCCGTGATCTGCGCGGCGTCAAATCTGGAACGCGCCTACCCCGCCGTCGCCATCGAAATTCAGGAATTGTTGCAAATCAACGGCTTTGCCTTCGACATGAATGTCGCCTGTTCCTCTGCGACCTTCGGCATTCAGGCCGCCGCAGACATGGTGCGCAGCGGCTCGATCCGCAGTGCCTTGGTGGTGAACCCTGAAATTTGCTCGGCCCATCTGGAATGGCGCGACCGCGACTGCCACTTTATTTTCGGGGATGTCGCCACGGCCACATTGATCGAACGGGCCGAAGACGCAAGCGGGCCGTATTTCGAAATAAAATCAACCCGTTGCGCGACAGAGTTCTCGAATAACATCCGCAACAACAACGGCTTTTTGCGCCGTTCGCGTCCAGATGGCGTGGCCGACCGGCGTGACATGCAGTTCATGCAGAACGGGCGCAAAGTGTTTAAAGAAGTGCTGCCTATGGTCGCGGATCATATCGCAGGACATATGGCGGACAATGACGTGCAAGCCGATGATCTCAAACGGCTTTGGCTGCATCAGGCCAATAAGTCGATGAATGATTTCATTGGCCGCAAAGTGTTGGGCCGGGCACCGGAAGCGGGCGAACAACCCAACATTCTGCAAGATTACGCCAATACCTCATCCGCAGGGTCGATCATTGCATTTTCCAAATATTCCAACGACTTGTCAGATGGCGATACCGGTTTGATCTGTTCGTTCGGGGCGGGGTATTCCGTGGGATCGGTCATCGTGCAGAAACACGGTTAA